A section of the Syntrophales bacterium genome encodes:
- a CDS encoding endonuclease domain-containing protein → QYYNPRLKLRSRELRNNMTDAELLLWSKLRGKKVRGLQFYRQKPILSFVVDFFCPKAGLVIEVDGGQHFEPVQEEKDKDRDRKLRALGLRVLRFDNRKVLQETVMEVIWRETEDY, encoded by the coding sequence TGCAATACTACAACCCCAGGCTGAAGTTGCGGTCCAGGGAACTGCGAAATAATATGACCGATGCGGAACTGCTGTTATGGTCGAAACTTCGTGGAAAGAAGGTAAGGGGCTTACAGTTTTACCGACAGAAGCCGATACTTTCCTTCGTGGTTGATTTTTTCTGTCCCAAGGCAGGCCTTGTAATCGAAGTGGATGGTGGCCAACACTTCGAACCAGTACAGGAAGAAAAAGACAAAGACAGGGACCGGAAGTTAAGGGCATTGGGATTGCGGGTTCTTCGTTTTGACAACAGGAAGGTGCTGCAGGAAACGGTAATGGAAGTAATATGGAGGGAGACGGAAGATTATTAA